From Micromonospora auratinigra:
CGGACGAGGTGCCGGCCATGGTGCCGTTCGGGGCGGTGTGCACGACGAAGTCACCGCCGTAGACCCGCAGGCCGTGGTAGGTCCGGGTGTAGCGGGTGTGCGCGGCCCCGGAGGAGTCCACCTTCGTACGGACGGCCCGGTACGCCTCCCCGCTGGTGCCCTGGACGGCACCGGGGTTGGCGCGGAGCAGACTGTCCGCCCGAGCTGCGGCGGAGGACTCGGACGCGGGGGCGCTCGGGGTGGCCGCGAACGCCGTGGTGGTGACGCAGGTCAGCACGCCGCTGGTGAGCAGCGCTGCACTGGCGGCGGCGAGGGATCTTTTCACGTGCCCTCCTGACAGGGAGAGAAAAGTTGTGACGGGGGTAGTCACTGATGTAGATATAGCGATACATCGAAGAACGTGGAAGAGGGCGAACGCTTTCCTGCCGCAGACACTGACCGAACGGACGAGGGGACACAGGTGACCGGAACCGAGCGGCACCACCGTGCGTCCGATCGGCATGAGAGCAACCCCCGTCGCGGCGCTCGCGGTCGCCGCGCTCCTCACCCCCCTCGCCGGGTGCGCGCAGGCCGGTGACACCCCCACCGTCGCCGACGCCACCGCCCCGTCGGCCGTCCAGGTGGTGCTGACGAAGTCGGGTGGCATCGCCGGGCTGGCCGACACCGTCACCGTGCGGCCCGACGGCCACTGGACCAGGGTCGACCGCTCCGGCGCGTCCCGTACCGGCCAGCTCACCGGCCCCGACCTGGACAAGCTGCGGCAGCTCGCCACCGACCCGCGCCTGGCGAGCGAGGCGACCACCACCGCGCCCGCCACGATGTGCGCGGACGCCTTCACCTA
This genomic window contains:
- a CDS encoding protealysin inhibitor emfourin, which encodes MRATPVAALAVAALLTPLAGCAQAGDTPTVADATAPSAVQVVLTKSGGIAGLADTVTVRPDGHWTRVDRSGASRTGQLTGPDLDKLRQLATDPRLASEATTTAPATMCADAFTYRLTVGETTSGYVDCPPQATPPAATGAVVELLNRVTG